One genomic region from Terriglobus aquaticus encodes:
- a CDS encoding helix-turn-helix transcriptional regulator codes for MADTPLLTPREAARLLGISYPTIKQWILQGKLATVPTPGGHHRIAQASLDPFLDRDDERSDAESRARFRRVSGRNQLLGKVLDVQVDGLMAKVVVAVGKQQITSIITADAVRELELKRGDSVAALVKSTDVMIERLED; via the coding sequence ACGCCGCTCTTGACGCCCCGCGAAGCCGCCCGATTGCTGGGCATCAGTTATCCCACGATCAAGCAATGGATCCTGCAAGGAAAGCTGGCGACGGTGCCCACGCCGGGCGGACACCACCGCATTGCGCAGGCGTCGCTCGATCCGTTCCTGGATCGCGACGATGAGCGGAGCGACGCGGAGTCACGGGCGAGGTTCCGCCGGGTAAGTGGGCGCAACCAGTTGCTGGGCAAGGTGCTGGATGTGCAGGTGGACGGGCTGATGGCGAAGGTGGTCGTTGCGGTGGGCAAGCAGCAGATTACGAGCATTATCACTGCGGACGCGGTGCGCGAGCTGGAGTTGAAGCGCGGAGACAGCGTGGCGGCGCTGGTGAAAAGTACCGACGTGATGATCGAGCGGTTGGAGGACTAA
- a CDS encoding VWA domain-containing protein gives MVRLTAAALCAAFTLSLAPAHAQEPASKSDSAPTIKVDTRLVIVPVIVRDKKGQLVRNLKQTDFTLSENNKPQTIKYFDKDSEAPLTVGLLVDVSGSVRNVLDEERTASSAFLDTLLRPDKDKAFIVQFGHQADLLADVTSSLPKLEAGLKKIDADTDRPQFSGSSQQQDPNSGSGNTQDNGNNNGGYGGRGGGRRGGQGGGNYRGGGTVLYDAIYLSSNEVINKQPPAAKQTNREALILLTDGDDRGSKESISSAIEAAQRTNATVYAIYFKGEEHNGGGFPGGGRRGGMGGGFPGMGGGWPGGGGGGRNGGGGQGRGGEQRVDGKKILQRICDETGGRVFEVSSKQHIDDIYKQISEELRSEYRLGFTPTDTSEGYHRVLVDLPNDKKSTIQARDGYYIGAAQ, from the coding sequence ATGGTCCGCCTCACCGCCGCCGCCCTGTGCGCCGCGTTCACGCTCTCCCTCGCACCAGCCCACGCACAGGAACCGGCCAGCAAGTCTGATTCCGCTCCCACCATCAAGGTCGACACGCGCCTCGTCATCGTCCCCGTCATCGTGCGCGACAAGAAGGGCCAACTCGTTCGCAACCTGAAGCAGACCGACTTCACTCTCTCCGAAAACAACAAGCCGCAGACCATCAAATACTTCGACAAAGACAGCGAAGCCCCGCTCACCGTCGGCCTCCTCGTCGACGTCAGCGGCAGCGTTCGCAACGTGCTCGACGAGGAGCGCACCGCCAGCTCCGCTTTCCTCGATACGCTCCTGCGCCCCGACAAGGACAAGGCCTTCATCGTCCAGTTCGGGCACCAGGCTGACCTGCTCGCCGACGTCACGTCCTCCCTCCCCAAGCTCGAAGCCGGCCTCAAGAAGATCGACGCCGACACCGATCGCCCGCAGTTCAGCGGAAGCTCGCAACAGCAGGATCCGAACAGCGGCAGCGGCAACACGCAGGACAATGGGAACAACAACGGCGGCTACGGCGGACGCGGAGGCGGACGCCGCGGCGGTCAGGGTGGCGGTAACTATCGCGGTGGAGGCACCGTCCTCTACGACGCCATCTATCTCTCCTCGAACGAGGTCATCAACAAACAGCCGCCGGCTGCGAAGCAGACGAATCGCGAGGCGCTCATCCTGCTCACCGACGGCGACGACCGCGGCTCCAAAGAATCCATCTCGTCCGCCATCGAAGCCGCGCAGCGCACCAACGCCACGGTCTACGCCATTTACTTCAAGGGCGAAGAGCACAACGGCGGCGGCTTCCCCGGCGGCGGTCGCCGCGGCGGCATGGGCGGCGGCTTTCCCGGAATGGGCGGTGGCTGGCCCGGTGGAGGAGGCGGCGGCCGCAACGGCGGCGGCGGTCAGGGCCGCGGCGGCGAACAGCGCGTCGACGGCAAAAAAATCCTCCAACGCATCTGCGACGAGACCGGCGGCCGCGTCTTCGAGGTCTCCAGCAAGCAGCACATCGACGACATCTACAAGCAGATCTCCGAAGAACTCCGCTCGGAGTACCGCCTCGGCTTCACGCCCACGGATACATCCGAGGGCTACCACCGCGTCCTCGTCGATCTTCCCAACGACAAGAAGAGCACCATCCAGGCGCGCGACGGCTACTACATCGGCGCCGCGCAGTAG
- a CDS encoding VOC family protein yields the protein MLHVPGDVREAIAFYGRAFGATPAWSTPPAEDMVAQLRIEGAEFWLHPASDAIGNPAPKQTGGTAVRLMLIVDDPDALFDQAVSAGAVVRSPMQDRDYGWRDGSIVDIYGHRWEIGKPL from the coding sequence ATGCTGCATGTCCCTGGCGACGTCCGCGAGGCCATCGCCTTCTACGGCCGTGCCTTCGGAGCTACTCCGGCTTGGAGCACGCCTCCGGCGGAAGATATGGTTGCGCAACTGCGAATCGAGGGCGCGGAGTTCTGGCTGCATCCGGCAAGCGACGCGATCGGCAACCCTGCCCCAAAACAGACTGGCGGCACGGCAGTGCGACTGATGCTCATCGTGGATGACCCGGATGCCCTGTTCGACCAAGCGGTCTCTGCCGGCGCAGTGGTGCGTTCCCCGATGCAGGACCGCGACTACGGCTGGCGTGATGGCTCAATCGTGGACATCTACGGTCATCGGTGGGAGATCGGCAAGCCTCTGTAG